In Rhodoferax koreense, a genomic segment contains:
- a CDS encoding flavin reductase family protein translates to MQIDFATLTAYQRYKLMASLIVPRPIALVTTQNADGVVNAAPFSMFNMLGEDPPILMISINKLQDHHLKDTSANILANGEFVVHIADEPMAEQMHRCGETLPSTHSELDHVGLTTAPCMAVRPPRIKESPVAFECRLSETLETTSRHIFIGEVLWLHAREDLIDIERHRVKLQNYFPVARFGASYYIRTRDRFAMEPEKPGVESNPIDQLE, encoded by the coding sequence ATGCAAATCGACTTCGCCACCCTCACCGCTTACCAGCGCTACAAGCTGATGGCCAGCCTCATCGTGCCGCGGCCGATCGCGCTGGTCACCACGCAGAACGCGGACGGGGTGGTCAACGCGGCGCCGTTCAGCATGTTCAACATGCTCGGCGAAGACCCGCCGATCCTGATGATCAGCATCAACAAGCTGCAGGACCACCACCTGAAGGACACCTCGGCGAACATCCTGGCCAACGGTGAATTCGTGGTGCACATCGCCGACGAACCCATGGCCGAGCAGATGCACCGCTGCGGCGAAACCCTGCCATCGACGCACAGCGAACTCGACCACGTGGGCCTGACCACGGCGCCCTGCATGGCCGTGCGCCCGCCGCGCATCAAGGAGTCGCCGGTGGCCTTCGAATGCCGGCTCAGCGAGACGCTGGAGACCACGAGCCGGCACATCTTCATCGGCGAAGTGCTGTGGCTGCACGCGCGCGAAGACCTGATCGACATCGAGCGCCACCGCGTGAAGCTGCAGAACTATTTTCCCGTGGCGCGTTTCGGCGCGAGTTATTACATCCGCACGCGCGACCGCTTCGCGATGGAACCCGAGAAGCCCGGCGTGGAATCCAACCCCATCGACCAACTGGAATAG
- a CDS encoding amidohydrolase family protein, with translation MPSTVIRNVRPLGREAVDVVLDSGKVSALLPAGGAPAEMSTLVDGQGQLLLPALVESHVHFDKSLWATPWRPNSAGPTRNHRITNEHTVLKDFKVPMAERAGPLIEHCIARGSLYFRSHLDVQTVWGIQHVEAMLALREKYKHLIELQLVAFPQGGLLIAPGTHALMEQALELGCDVVGGIDPAGIDLDPIRHLEQIFALAVKYGRGIDIHLHDLGEMGRWEVERIADMTEAMGLQGQVVISHAYSLGAFPPADLCALADRLAALRISIMTCAPPHVTVPPVAMLRSRGVNVCSGSDGIRDAWSPMGNGDMLERAMLMALRFNWGKDEDLAAAFDVVSQGGARALGIADYGLDVGCQANLVLLPAENLPEAVVNRSQQRTVISRGRVVARDGVFLAG, from the coding sequence ATGCCTTCCACTGTGATTCGAAACGTGCGCCCGCTGGGGCGCGAGGCCGTCGACGTCGTGCTCGACAGCGGCAAGGTTTCCGCCCTGCTGCCGGCGGGCGGTGCACCGGCCGAGATGTCCACACTGGTTGATGGCCAGGGCCAGCTGCTGCTGCCAGCCCTGGTGGAGAGCCATGTGCATTTCGACAAGTCGCTCTGGGCCACACCCTGGCGGCCGAACAGCGCCGGCCCCACGCGCAACCACCGCATCACCAACGAACACACGGTGCTGAAGGACTTCAAGGTGCCGATGGCCGAGCGCGCCGGCCCGCTGATCGAGCACTGCATCGCGCGCGGTTCGCTGTACTTCCGCAGCCACCTGGACGTGCAGACCGTGTGGGGCATCCAGCACGTCGAAGCCATGCTGGCGCTGCGCGAAAAATACAAGCACCTCATCGAGCTGCAGCTCGTGGCCTTTCCGCAGGGCGGCCTGCTGATCGCCCCCGGCACGCATGCGCTGATGGAGCAAGCGCTGGAACTCGGCTGCGACGTGGTCGGCGGCATCGACCCGGCGGGCATCGACCTCGACCCGATCCGCCACCTGGAACAGATCTTCGCGCTGGCCGTGAAGTACGGCCGCGGCATCGACATCCACCTGCACGACCTCGGCGAGATGGGCCGCTGGGAAGTGGAGCGCATCGCCGACATGACCGAGGCCATGGGCCTGCAGGGCCAGGTGGTGATCAGCCATGCGTATTCGCTGGGCGCGTTTCCGCCGGCCGACCTCTGCGCGCTGGCCGACCGGCTGGCCGCGCTGCGCATCTCCATCATGACCTGCGCGCCGCCGCACGTGACCGTGCCACCGGTTGCGATGCTGCGCAGCCGCGGTGTGAACGTGTGCTCGGGCTCCGACGGCATCCGCGACGCCTGGAGCCCGATGGGCAACGGCGACATGCTGGAGCGCGCCATGCTGATGGCGCTGCGCTTCAACTGGGGCAAGGACGAAGACCTGGCCGCCGCCTTCGACGTGGTGAGCCAGGGCGGCGCCCGGGCGCTGGGCATCGCCGACTATGGGCTCGACGTCGGTTGCCAGGCGAATCTGGTGCTGCTGCCGGCGGAGAACCTCCCCGAGGCGGTGGTCAACCGCAGCCAGCAGCGCACGGTGATCAGCCGGGGCCGGGTGGTGGCGCGGGATGGGGTGTTCCTGGCGGGCTGA
- a CDS encoding amidohydrolase family protein, with translation MRTLLKASCVVGFDGTSHVFWRNGEVVFSGDRIEFVGHNFPGHVDRTVDYGQAVICPGFIDLDALGDIDSGVLGVDNGSKFENGRLWSEDYIRRGPQDAYTPEEQLFKYRYAFTHLIRNGITTALPITSMYYRAWAEGYDEFTGVAALAGELGLRAYLGPAYMSGTTYARADRTAGQLWDEPRGLAGLDEALRFFKDFDGAHGGLVRGMFAPDRIETCTPELLVRTAAASRELDAPVRLHCCQSAYEFETVLRLRGTTPLGWLEGLGLLNTRAVLPHGIYLSGHPQVAEKGDADWQRLIACGASVAHCPEVFIRSGEALDSFGRYRAAGINLGLGTDTWPPDLLQNMRTGLYAARLLEKSAGQTSMADLFNAATLGGAKALRRDDLGRLAPGAQADIVVFDLTAPHLGPVFDPLKNLFLAGRGTDCRASYIAGRCVMEDLAVVGVDIPALQAQADRQFEKLLANQRARRFDDTQQQRLVRPVFPWAGEI, from the coding sequence ATGCGCACCCTCCTCAAAGCCTCCTGCGTCGTCGGCTTCGACGGCACTTCCCACGTCTTCTGGCGCAATGGCGAAGTTGTGTTCTCCGGCGACCGCATCGAATTCGTCGGCCACAACTTCCCAGGCCACGTGGACCGCACCGTGGACTACGGCCAGGCGGTCATCTGCCCCGGCTTCATCGACCTGGACGCGCTCGGCGACATCGACTCCGGCGTGCTCGGCGTGGACAACGGCAGCAAGTTCGAGAACGGCCGGCTCTGGTCGGAAGACTACATCCGCCGCGGCCCGCAGGACGCCTACACGCCGGAGGAACAGCTGTTCAAATACCGCTATGCCTTCACGCACCTGATCCGCAACGGCATCACCACCGCGCTGCCGATCACCTCGATGTACTACCGCGCATGGGCCGAAGGCTACGACGAGTTCACCGGGGTGGCGGCCCTGGCGGGCGAGCTCGGCCTGCGCGCCTACCTCGGCCCGGCCTACATGAGCGGCACCACCTACGCGCGCGCCGACCGCACGGCCGGCCAGTTGTGGGACGAGCCGCGCGGCCTGGCCGGGCTGGACGAGGCGCTGCGTTTCTTCAAGGACTTCGATGGCGCGCACGGCGGCCTGGTGCGTGGCATGTTCGCGCCCGACCGCATCGAGACCTGCACACCCGAACTGCTGGTCCGCACCGCCGCCGCGAGCCGTGAGCTCGATGCCCCCGTGCGTCTGCACTGCTGCCAGTCGGCCTATGAATTCGAAACCGTGCTGCGCCTGCGCGGCACGACGCCGCTGGGCTGGCTCGAAGGGCTCGGCCTGCTCAACACACGCGCGGTCCTGCCGCACGGTATCTACCTCAGCGGCCACCCCCAGGTGGCCGAAAAGGGGGACGCGGACTGGCAACGGCTGATCGCTTGCGGCGCCAGCGTCGCGCACTGCCCCGAGGTCTTCATCCGCAGCGGCGAAGCGCTCGATTCGTTCGGCCGCTACCGCGCCGCCGGCATCAACCTCGGCCTGGGCACCGACACCTGGCCGCCGGATTTGCTGCAGAACATGCGCACCGGCCTCTACGCCGCGCGGCTGCTGGAAAAAAGCGCCGGCCAGACCAGCATGGCCGACCTGTTCAACGCCGCCACGCTCGGCGGTGCCAAGGCCCTGCGCCGCGACGACCTGGGCCGGCTCGCACCGGGTGCGCAGGCCGACATCGTGGTCTTCGACCTCACGGCGCCCCACCTCGGGCCGGTCTTCGATCCGCTGAAGAACCTGTTCCTCGCCGGCCGGGGCACGGACTGCCGCGCCAGCTACATCGCCGGGCGCTGCGTGATGGAAGACCTCGCGGTGGTCGGCGTCGACATACCGGCATTGCAGGCCCAGGCCGACCGGCAGTTCGAGAAGCTGCTGGCGAACCAGCGCGCCCGGCGCTTCGACGATACTCAACAGCAACGGTTGGTGCGGCCGGTGTTTCCCTGGGCGGGCGAGATCTGA
- a CDS encoding class I SAM-dependent methyltransferase, which translates to MALDEAKLNAFMGRFVNDIGAVMHAATVVVGDQLGLYKAMAAGAADVATLAQRTGTDPRYLLEWLSAQAASGYVDYDPATQQFRLSEEQAFALAEEGSPAFIPGAFQIAVAQFKAIPKIASALRTGLGLGWHEHDTSLFRGTERFFRPGYAANLVASWLPALDGIEARLQAGAEVADVGCGHGASTTIMAQAYPRSRFTGFDYHGPSLEVARASAEAAGVAGNTGFEIASAKDFPGRGYALVTMFDCLHDMGDPAGAAAHVRESLAPDGSWMIVEPFAGDRLEDNLNPVGRVFYSASTFICTPASRAQDVGACLGAQAGEARLRGVVTGAGFSRFRRVAETPFNLVFEARP; encoded by the coding sequence ATGGCTCTCGACGAAGCAAAGCTCAACGCCTTCATGGGCAGGTTCGTGAACGACATCGGTGCCGTGATGCACGCGGCCACGGTGGTGGTGGGCGACCAGCTCGGCCTGTACAAGGCGATGGCCGCGGGGGCGGCGGATGTGGCCACTCTGGCGCAGCGTACCGGCACGGACCCGCGTTACCTGCTCGAATGGCTCAGCGCCCAGGCCGCGAGCGGCTATGTGGACTACGACCCGGCCACCCAGCAATTCCGACTCAGCGAGGAACAGGCGTTCGCGCTGGCCGAGGAAGGCAGCCCGGCCTTCATCCCTGGTGCATTCCAGATTGCCGTGGCCCAGTTCAAGGCCATTCCGAAAATCGCCAGTGCGCTGCGCACCGGCCTTGGCCTGGGCTGGCACGAACACGATACCTCGCTGTTCCGCGGCACGGAGCGCTTCTTCCGCCCCGGCTACGCCGCCAATCTGGTGGCAAGCTGGCTGCCGGCGCTGGACGGCATCGAGGCACGGCTGCAGGCGGGTGCGGAAGTGGCCGACGTGGGTTGCGGCCACGGCGCCTCGACCACCATCATGGCCCAGGCCTATCCGCGCTCGCGCTTCACCGGCTTCGACTACCACGGCCCATCCCTCGAAGTGGCACGGGCCTCGGCCGAGGCGGCCGGCGTGGCCGGCAACACCGGGTTCGAGATCGCCAGCGCCAAGGATTTCCCGGGCCGCGGCTATGCGCTGGTGACGATGTTCGACTGCCTGCACGACATGGGCGACCCGGCCGGTGCCGCCGCGCATGTGCGAGAGAGTCTGGCGCCCGACGGCAGCTGGATGATCGTCGAACCGTTTGCGGGCGATCGATTGGAAGACAACCTGAACCCGGTCGGCCGCGTGTTCTATTCGGCCTCGACCTTCATCTGCACGCCGGCTTCGCGCGCGCAGGACGTCGGCGCCTGCCTTGGCGCCCAGGCCGGCGAGGCACGTCTGCGCGGCGTCGTCACCGGCGCCGGTTTCTCGCGTTTCCGGCGCGTGGCGGAAACGCCGTTCAACCTCGTGTTCGAGGCCAGGCCGTAG
- a CDS encoding transporter substrate-binding domain-containing protein, translating to MRLVSTVGFTLIAAMLAGCVTAPASTSATAPVAPSHLDTVQAAATLRICTPGDYKPFSFQKADGSYEGIDVDLMNGFAASLGAKPAWVKTTWANLLPDLAAGKCDMAVGGVSVTTDRQKKAFFSAPYMVNGKTPIARCADVAKYTSVAAIDQPGTRVIFNPGGSNERFARANFKRAQMTLHGENITIFDEILAGRADVFVTEAAEALTQQKLKPGLCAVNPDKPLQYGEMGWMLPRDDVAFKAYVDQWLHLNQAGGDFQRTMDRWLK from the coding sequence ATGCGTTTGGTATCCACGGTCGGTTTCACCCTCATCGCCGCCATGCTGGCGGGCTGCGTCACGGCGCCTGCGTCCACGTCGGCAACGGCACCGGTCGCGCCGTCCCACCTCGACACCGTCCAGGCCGCTGCCACGCTGCGCATCTGCACCCCCGGCGACTACAAGCCCTTCAGCTTCCAGAAAGCCGACGGCAGCTACGAGGGCATCGACGTGGATCTGATGAACGGCTTCGCCGCCAGCCTGGGCGCCAAGCCGGCCTGGGTCAAGACCACCTGGGCCAACCTGTTGCCGGACCTGGCCGCGGGCAAGTGCGACATGGCCGTGGGTGGCGTGTCCGTCACGACCGACCGGCAGAAGAAAGCCTTCTTCAGCGCACCCTACATGGTCAACGGCAAGACGCCGATCGCGCGCTGCGCCGACGTGGCCAAGTACACCAGCGTGGCCGCCATCGACCAGCCCGGCACGCGTGTGATCTTCAACCCTGGTGGCAGCAACGAGCGCTTCGCACGCGCCAACTTCAAGCGGGCGCAGATGACGCTGCATGGCGAGAACATCACCATCTTCGACGAGATCCTCGCCGGCCGTGCCGATGTATTCGTCACTGAGGCGGCCGAGGCGCTGACGCAGCAGAAACTCAAGCCGGGGCTGTGCGCCGTCAACCCCGACAAGCCACTGCAATACGGCGAGATGGGCTGGATGCTGCCGCGCGACGACGTGGCCTTCAAGGCCTACGTGGACCAGTGGCTGCACCTGAACCAGGCCGGCGGCGACTTCCAGCGCACCATGGACCGCTGGCTCAAGTAG
- a CDS encoding response regulator transcription factor, producing MSPAPVDSPVERHPADAGPLDRANSDVVLIVDDVPDNLAMLHDALDESGYTVLVATSGESALQRAAQARPDIVLLDAMMPGMDGFEVARRLKALPATAHIPIIFMTGLTETEHLVAALEAGGVDYVTKPIKPKEVLARMNVHLQGARRARQEVREAGQARNALDAFGYASITVRASDGRLMWQTPLARDLLTRYFGPPAPHQANLAPQPVIDWLRLHLPMLDVLAAQQLEPPRLSVAQGARSLSFRLHQQTGDDEGGSGEGHDWLIIMREVSDAAVIEAMSLSFKLTGREAEVLYWVVKGKTNRDIGEILGSSPATVKKHLERVYVKMGVETRTAAAGMAMGKIRQLHPQFEG from the coding sequence ATGTCCCCAGCTCCCGTTGATTCACCCGTCGAAAGGCACCCTGCCGATGCCGGCCCGCTGGACCGCGCGAACAGCGACGTGGTGCTGATCGTCGACGACGTGCCCGACAACCTGGCCATGCTGCACGACGCGCTCGACGAATCCGGCTACACCGTGCTGGTGGCCACCAGCGGCGAATCCGCGTTGCAGCGCGCGGCCCAGGCGCGGCCCGACATCGTGCTGCTCGACGCCATGATGCCCGGCATGGACGGCTTCGAGGTGGCGCGCCGGCTCAAGGCGCTGCCGGCCACGGCCCATATCCCGATCATCTTCATGACCGGCCTGACCGAGACCGAACACCTGGTGGCCGCGCTGGAAGCCGGCGGCGTGGACTACGTCACCAAGCCGATCAAGCCCAAGGAAGTGCTGGCCCGCATGAACGTGCACCTGCAGGGCGCCCGGCGTGCGCGCCAGGAGGTGCGCGAGGCGGGGCAGGCGCGCAATGCGTTGGACGCGTTCGGCTACGCCAGCATCACCGTGCGCGCCAGTGACGGCCGGCTGATGTGGCAGACGCCGCTGGCGCGCGACCTGCTCACCCGGTACTTCGGCCCGCCCGCGCCGCACCAGGCGAACCTGGCACCGCAGCCGGTGATCGACTGGCTGCGGCTGCACCTGCCGATGCTCGACGTGCTGGCCGCACAGCAGCTCGAGCCGCCGCGGCTGAGCGTGGCGCAGGGTGCGCGCAGCCTCAGTTTCCGGCTGCACCAGCAGACCGGCGACGACGAAGGCGGCAGCGGGGAGGGCCACGACTGGCTGATCATCATGCGCGAGGTGTCCGACGCCGCCGTGATCGAAGCCATGAGCCTGAGCTTCAAGCTCACCGGCCGCGAAGCCGAGGTGCTGTACTGGGTGGTCAAGGGCAAGACCAACCGCGACATCGGCGAGATCCTCGGCTCCAGCCCGGCCACGGTGAAGAAGCACCTGGAGCGCGTCTACGTGAAAATGGGCGTGGAGACGCGCACCGCGGCGGCCGGCATGGCGATGGGCAAGATCCGGCAGCTGCATCCGCAGTTCGAAGGTTGA
- a CDS encoding ATP-binding protein, with amino-acid sequence MQDLPISPPERQVLVDAPQHVVKVRRDYNSWVVSETMEDYALRFTPQRFRKWSEWRVANTAFGAASFLILEAVGATLLVQHGFVNAFWAIIATGLIIFLAGLPISIYAARHGVDMDLLTRGAGFGYIGSTLTSLIYATFTFIFFALEAAVMAYALDLALGIPPAWGYLICALVVIPLVTHGVSVISRLQVWTQPLWLVMLVVPFIYVAWREPGVFAAVMHYGGDSGGEAKFDMLSFGASLTVGIALITQMGEQADYLRFMPVRTEAGKRRWWFGVLAGGPGWVILGVLKMLGGALLAYLAISHMVPTERAVDPNQMYLAAYEYVFPNYGWAVAATAFFVVLSQLKINVTNAYAGSLAWSNFFSRITHSHPGRVVWVVFNTLIAFMLMEMNVFEALGDVLGLYSNIAIAWMMAVVADLVVNKPLGLSPPGIEFKRAYLYDINPVGVGAMGLASALSVSAYLGMFGPMAQAFSAVIALGTAFVTSPLLAWWTKGQYYIARGPQADWQDQRSDTLQKQTVRTEPVEVPVQHRQATTSSARTDVRRPSSVQASPQASGSSKPYALQHCVICERPYEGPDMAHCPAYQGPICSLCCTLDARCGDLCKPHAALAVQWSAALRWLLPRRIWPYLDTGLGHFILLMLVVVPLLATVFGLLYYQELRALALVVTNADILGAMEAALRSGFLKAYMALLVTAGIVAWWLVLAHKSRQVAQEESNRQTHLLQREIELHRQTDQALQDARLVAERARQAADQANQAKSRYISAISHELRTPLNSILGYAQLMGEDTAVPPHRQQAVSVIKRGGEHLLSLIEGTLDIAQIESGKLTLNVKPMRFADAMHEMCEMFEPQARAKGLAFRFAPEGVLPEVVRADEKRVRQILINLLGNAIKFTAQGHVCLRVRYARELAMIEIEDTGPGLAAPELASIFEPFARGAASSQATPGAGLGLTIAKMLTDLMGGEMTVASTLGVGAVFRIKLFLPELHPSTIGPRALSAAPRPQRRGYLGPRRTLLVVDNEEADRELLVQLLTPLGFELRTAASGHDALDLLATGYRPDVVLMDLAMPGIDGWETIRRMRAGGHAGIRVAIVSANAFDKALENDVGIRPEDFIVKPVRHSELLDWLERRLALQWTDTPVAIAEPAPVAARVWPSAERLQALAEAVQLGYYRGVLNHLGHIEAEEPACAGLVNEIRGLARQFQFETIGRLLAEAPSSLTAKDVPSSR; translated from the coding sequence GTGCAAGACCTCCCCATTTCTCCGCCCGAGCGCCAGGTGCTCGTCGATGCGCCACAACACGTGGTGAAGGTGCGGCGCGACTACAACAGCTGGGTGGTCAGCGAGACCATGGAAGACTACGCGTTGCGCTTCACGCCGCAGCGCTTTCGCAAGTGGTCCGAATGGCGCGTGGCCAACACGGCCTTCGGCGCGGCCTCGTTCCTGATCCTCGAGGCCGTCGGCGCCACGCTGCTGGTGCAGCACGGCTTCGTCAACGCCTTCTGGGCCATCATCGCCACCGGCCTGATCATCTTCCTGGCCGGCCTGCCGATCAGCATCTACGCGGCGCGCCACGGCGTGGACATGGACCTGCTCACCCGCGGCGCCGGGTTCGGCTACATCGGCTCCACGCTCACCTCGCTGATCTACGCGACCTTCACCTTCATCTTCTTCGCGCTCGAGGCGGCGGTCATGGCCTATGCGCTCGACCTGGCGCTCGGCATACCGCCGGCCTGGGGCTACCTCATCTGCGCGCTGGTGGTGATCCCGCTGGTCACGCACGGCGTGTCCGTCATCAGCCGGCTGCAGGTGTGGACGCAGCCGCTGTGGCTGGTGATGCTGGTGGTGCCTTTCATCTATGTCGCCTGGCGCGAACCGGGCGTGTTTGCGGCGGTCATGCACTATGGTGGTGATTCCGGGGGCGAAGCCAAGTTCGACATGCTCTCATTTGGTGCATCCCTCACGGTCGGGATCGCCCTGATCACCCAAATGGGCGAACAGGCCGACTATCTGCGCTTCATGCCGGTGCGTACCGAGGCGGGCAAGCGCCGCTGGTGGTTCGGCGTGCTGGCCGGCGGGCCGGGCTGGGTGATCCTCGGCGTGCTGAAGATGCTCGGCGGCGCACTGCTGGCCTACCTGGCCATCAGCCACATGGTGCCGACCGAGCGCGCGGTCGATCCGAACCAGATGTACCTGGCGGCCTATGAATACGTCTTCCCCAACTACGGCTGGGCCGTGGCGGCCACGGCCTTCTTCGTCGTGCTGTCGCAGCTCAAGATCAACGTGACCAACGCCTATGCGGGTTCGCTGGCCTGGTCGAACTTCTTCTCGCGCATCACGCACAGCCACCCGGGGCGCGTGGTCTGGGTGGTGTTCAACACCCTCATCGCCTTCATGCTGATGGAGATGAACGTGTTCGAGGCCCTGGGCGACGTGCTCGGGCTGTATTCCAACATCGCCATCGCCTGGATGATGGCCGTGGTGGCCGACCTGGTGGTCAACAAGCCGCTGGGGCTGTCGCCGCCGGGCATCGAGTTCAAGCGCGCCTACCTCTACGACATCAACCCGGTGGGCGTGGGGGCGATGGGGCTGGCGTCGGCGCTGTCGGTGTCGGCCTATCTCGGCATGTTCGGCCCGATGGCACAGGCCTTTTCGGCGGTGATCGCGCTCGGCACGGCCTTCGTCACCTCGCCGCTCCTGGCCTGGTGGACGAAAGGCCAGTACTACATCGCGCGTGGTCCGCAAGCCGATTGGCAGGACCAGAGGTCCGACACGCTTCAGAAGCAAACCGTTCGCACTGAGCCTGTCGAAGTGCCAGTGCAGCACCGCCAGGCAACGACCAGCTCAGCCCGAACGGATGTCCGCAGGCCGAGCAGCGTCCAGGCAAGCCCGCAGGCCAGCGGCAGCTCAAAACCCTATGCCCTGCAGCACTGCGTGATCTGCGAACGGCCCTACGAAGGGCCCGACATGGCGCACTGCCCGGCCTACCAGGGGCCGATCTGTTCGCTGTGCTGCACGCTCGACGCGCGCTGCGGCGACCTGTGCAAGCCGCATGCGGCGCTGGCCGTGCAGTGGTCGGCCGCGCTGCGCTGGCTGTTGCCGCGCCGCATCTGGCCCTACCTGGACACCGGCCTCGGCCATTTCATCCTGCTGATGCTGGTGGTGGTGCCGCTCCTGGCCACGGTGTTCGGCCTGCTGTATTACCAGGAACTGCGCGCGCTGGCGCTGGTGGTGACCAATGCCGACATCCTCGGCGCGATGGAAGCCGCGTTGCGCTCGGGCTTCCTCAAGGCCTACATGGCGCTGCTGGTCACGGCCGGCATCGTCGCCTGGTGGCTGGTGCTGGCGCACAAGAGCCGGCAGGTGGCGCAGGAGGAGTCGAACCGCCAGACGCACCTGCTGCAGCGCGAGATCGAGCTGCACCGCCAGACCGACCAGGCCCTGCAGGACGCGCGCCTCGTGGCCGAGCGCGCGCGCCAGGCCGCCGACCAGGCCAACCAGGCCAAGAGCCGCTACATCAGCGCGATCAGCCACGAACTGCGCACGCCGCTCAACAGCATCCTGGGCTACGCGCAGCTCATGGGCGAGGACACGGCCGTGCCGCCGCACCGCCAGCAGGCGGTGAGCGTGATCAAGCGCGGCGGCGAGCATCTGCTGTCGCTGATCGAAGGCACGCTCGACATCGCGCAGATCGAAAGCGGCAAGCTCACGCTCAACGTCAAGCCGATGCGCTTCGCCGATGCCATGCACGAGATGTGCGAGATGTTCGAACCCCAGGCGCGGGCCAAGGGGCTGGCGTTCCGCTTCGCGCCCGAAGGCGTGTTGCCCGAGGTGGTGCGCGCCGACGAGAAACGCGTGCGGCAGATCCTCATCAACCTGCTCGGCAATGCCATCAAGTTCACTGCCCAGGGCCATGTCTGCCTGCGCGTGCGGTATGCACGCGAGCTGGCGATGATCGAGATCGAGGACACCGGCCCGGGCCTGGCCGCGCCCGAACTCGCCAGCATTTTCGAGCCGTTCGCACGCGGCGCCGCCAGCAGCCAGGCGACGCCAGGCGCGGGCCTGGGCCTGACCATTGCGAAGATGCTGACCGACCTCATGGGCGGCGAGATGACGGTGGCCAGTACGCTGGGCGTTGGTGCGGTCTTCCGGATCAAGCTCTTCCTGCCCGAACTGCATCCTTCCACCATCGGGCCGCGTGCCCTCTCCGCCGCGCCCCGGCCGCAGCGCCGCGGCTACCTCGGCCCGCGCCGGACCCTGCTGGTGGTCGACAACGAAGAGGCCGACCGCGAACTGCTGGTGCAGCTGCTCACCCCGCTGGGCTTCGAGCTGCGCACCGCCGCCAGCGGCCACGACGCGCTGGACCTGCTGGCCACCGGCTACCGGCCCGACGTGGTGCTGATGGACCTGGCCATGCCCGGCATCGACGGCTGGGAAACGATTCGAAGGATGCGGGCTGGCGGCCATGCCGGCATCCGGGTGGCCATCGTCTCGGCCAATGCCTTCGACAAGGCGCTGGAGAACGACGTCGGCATCCGCCCCGAGGACTTCATCGTCAAGCCCGTGCGGCACAGCGAGCTGCTCGACTGGCTGGAGCGGCGGCTGGCGCTGCAGTGGACCGACACGCCGGTGGCCATCGCCGAGCCCGCGCCGGTCGCGGCGCGCGTCTGGCCGAGTGCCGAGCGCCTGCAGGCCCTGGCCGAGGCCGTGCAGCTCGGCTACTACCGTGGCGTGCTGAACCATCTCGGCCATATCGAGGCCGAGGAACCCGCCTGCGCGGGGCTGGTGAACGAGATCCGCGGTCTGGCGCGACAATTCCAGTTCGAAACCATTGGCCGCCTGCTGGCCGAAGCCCCTTCATCGCTCACCGCCAAAGATGTCCCCAGCTCCCGTTGA
- a CDS encoding urease subunit gamma, producing MELTPREKDKLLIFTAGLLAERRKARGLKLNYPEAVALISAAVMEGARDGKSVAQLMSEGRSVLTRADVMDGIAEMIPDIQVEATFPDGTKLVTVHQPIV from the coding sequence ATGGAACTGACTCCTCGTGAAAAAGACAAGCTGTTGATCTTCACAGCCGGCCTGCTGGCCGAGCGGCGCAAGGCCCGCGGCCTGAAGCTCAACTATCCCGAAGCCGTGGCGCTGATCTCGGCCGCCGTCATGGAGGGCGCGCGCGACGGCAAAAGCGTGGCCCAGCTCATGAGCGAAGGCCGCAGCGTGCTGACCCGCGCCGACGTGATGGACGGTATCGCCGAGATGATCCCGGACATCCAGGTCGAAGCGACCTTTCCGGACGGCACCAAGCTCGTCACAGTGCACCAACCGATTGTTTAA
- a CDS encoding HupE/UreJ family protein: protein MRPSIAKILTLAALGTASAAALAHPGSDGGLHDVVFMDGLLHPLTGADHMAAMLAVGLWSAMTATSARRVWFAPLAFAGMLLVGALLGLDGVALPAVEPMIAASLLVLGLLVASQARLPAMLAAGIVGVFAIFHGIAHGTELAGGTNGFTPLLGMLIATLGLHLAGVGLGLALRRHSAWWPRVVGGLVTLLGGAFLLQLV, encoded by the coding sequence ATGCGTCCATCGATCGCCAAGATCCTCACCCTCGCCGCCCTTGGCACCGCATCCGCTGCCGCGCTGGCCCATCCGGGCAGCGACGGTGGCCTGCACGACGTCGTTTTCATGGACGGCCTGCTGCACCCGCTCACCGGCGCCGACCACATGGCCGCGATGCTGGCTGTGGGCCTATGGAGCGCGATGACCGCGACCTCTGCGCGGCGCGTCTGGTTCGCGCCGCTCGCTTTTGCCGGCATGCTGCTGGTCGGCGCCCTGCTCGGCCTGGACGGCGTCGCGCTGCCGGCGGTGGAGCCGATGATCGCCGCTTCGCTGCTGGTGCTGGGCCTGCTGGTGGCCAGCCAGGCCAGGCTGCCGGCCATGCTGGCCGCGGGCATCGTCGGTGTGTTCGCCATCTTCCACGGCATCGCGCACGGCACCGAACTGGCCGGCGGCACGAACGGCTTCACCCCGCTGCTGGGCATGTTGATCGCCACCCTGGGCCTGCACCTGGCCGGCGTCGGTCTCGGCCTGGCCCTGCGCCGACACAGCGCCTGGTGGCCGCGCGTGGTGGGCGGCCTGGTGACACTGCTCGGCGGCGCCTTCCTGCTGCAACTGGTCTGA